The sequence below is a genomic window from Stigmatopora nigra isolate UIUO_SnigA chromosome 16, RoL_Snig_1.1, whole genome shotgun sequence.
agtgtccaatcagcgtaccatgcatatctttgaaACCgggggagtacccagagaaaaaccatacaggcccggagagaacattcaaactccacacagatggactgaACTCCGGTCTCCCACTGTGGGGCCGACGCGCTATACATTCATCCGCCGGGGCACCCCCAGATGATATTGTTGGCCAAACCATTGTATATACGTACATTCAAAAGCTTTTTCATAATTTGGAAGTTAATCACAATTACTTTTGATTGGTACTGTGAAGGCACATTTACTTAAACAGTCCTTTTCAGATTGGAGTAGGAGAATGGATGCAGTTTCTTGCCCTGTGACACATTGGATTCAGAAATCAATAATACCCAGCAACCATGGTGTTGCTAATAAGTGCTTGCCACACTTGGTGGTCATCACACATAAAAACCAAAGACTGCTAAACATTGAATGGCAGAAGTGCTGAAACCATCTGAAACTCTTAAAACTTTCATTGACAATATTTCTGTATGGCCACAGCAAGGTAAAGTCTCAAAGACAAGATAAAGATGTGACAGGAGGACATAAAGTACATAATTCTAAACAGATGTGATATTCTACCATCCATGACAGGAATATCTTCTGAAATGAAATGGCCATGACATTTCTGAAGGGTTGAAGTGGGAAAAGTTCGGTCTGCGAGTCGTCCTCCCTTTGTGGTTTATGATTGGAGTTGACATCTGCTACTTGCTATGTTTTTATTCCCACAGCCTTTAGTGGCTTTTCTCTTCCTGTCAACCTCCACCCTCATCTTCACTTATCAGTGAAACACTGTCAGCAGCCGACGGCATGTACTTTTCCCCTTGCCCTacttaaagcaattttaagtcGCAGTGGAAGAAACATCAATTTCAATGTAATTTACTTATTTACCATTACATTACAACCAATTTGCTTTATATACAGTTGCCAACACTTCATAGGGACATCCTACCTCTTACATCACACCACATTGTGCTTGAGACAACTGTCATCAGTCAAAACAATCTGATCAATAGAAAAGTAgtttaaaaatgcttaaataGTTTTGGGCAACATAGCGTAATAGTTCTTTGCACTTTTGTATAACATAAAAACTCACATTTAGATATCACGTGGTGGCAACAACTGTGTTGACATCAGTGAACGCGATAATGGCTTTTAACACAAAGATAGCGAAGTAAGATGTGAGCTTTGGGTGTTAGACTAAAAATGCATGCCGCACCTTTATGAACACGTATGCCTGGCACTTAAATGAAAAGACAgtcaaatcaagaaaaaaaatacgtttCTTAGCACATGTACAATTTTTCAATAACTTGAGttgtgggggtgccggagcctatcgcagctcaCTTCCGGTCggtggcgggggacaccctgaatcgttggccagccgatcacagggcacaaggacaaacaagcattcacgctaacactcatacctagggccaatgtagagtgtccaatcagtctatggaatgtggaaggaaaccacaGAATGCTGACATCCTATGCCCAAGTGATGTTGTAAtggtttaaaatgttatttttaaaagaataaaaaatgtttgtctgcCCTCACATAGACACCAAGTTGACAGTCTTATGTGTATTTTCACTTTCTGTGTTTGATCTGCCTTTAATTGGATTCTACATATGTATTTAACATGGCTTTGAAACTTGTATTGAATGGTTTTGGTATCTGTGGCCACATACTGAGCTGTGGGTGGTGACAACATAATTATAGGGCTGATCTAAATACCACAATATCGGAAaccaatattttcccaaaaccaAGAGTTTTGGGAGTCCGGATCAAGATGCCCAAAATAAATTTCCTATTGAAGAatgaaatatataattttgtaaGGTTTTAATTAATGTTGCTTAGgttgttattgtatttgtttgtttgttttttcacattAATCAATGTTCTACTCATGACAGCAAATTCTAATTCCAGCGCCACCCTCTAGCATTGTACAACACTATGTGATGAAGTCATTTACTAGTGGCATGGTTTAATTCAAATTAGGGATTAGTGAAGCAGGTGCCGTTGCAAATTCATGTGTGCTTTCATAGATTTTAGAACTGACTTTTTTGTCACCTTGCCtgatgtcttttaaaaaaaagtagtctgGAAGTTCTGTTTTGTTTCATACTAACATTTTTTACCATCCTCGATGTTTGATAACTGGACAAATCTAAtgattctttatttttcttctgcagGAAGCTGAGTGGCACTGTGATGAGTTTACAAAGGGAGCTTGCTTCAGCCGAGGGAAATCTGAggtatgttgtgtgtgtgtgtatgacgtTTCAGGCACTAAAAACATTGCAAAGAAATTGtttgatttaacatttttttacgtGGTGCCGCATAAATGTTTCTTTGTATGGTGAATACGAGGAATCATCTTTGTAGTCtttgtattcattattttttatatttcccCTTCTTTTTGCTTGTTCTGAGAATCATCTATTCTCACTGGTCGCTATTTTAATTTTGAACATGAGCTAAAATTCTGCTCTTTCAAAAATAGCATGGAAACTAAGAGCAGATGAATGGTTGTCAACTGTGAAATCATTGAGAGAACAAATATAGTTTGGAATCTTAACGACTTGAAAGAAAGGTTATATAATTTGTTCTGGCTCAATGGAAACAAATTGTTTTGTTCCCACAAGGGGGAAAAATTTTGACATGGATAAGTCTTAACAGTTTAAATACGATTTTCTACGTCAAATTTATATTGATGCCTTAGCAAAACATTGCAGTTTCCAAGTCAGAATAATATACCTTGTAAAGTTCACAAAAGTTAGTAGTGTTCATTTTTAACTTAACTCCGAcactgttgaattttttttggttatgacTTGTCGTTTCAAAACATCACCCAAAACAACAATACATTTGttatcattgtaaaaaaaatgtatttaatgtgctaacaaaacacatgcatactgagacaaacaaaaacacagccTCCTCGGCCCTTAGAGGTAGTTACAAGGCCACCCAAAATTCCAGGTCACCTCTTTTGGATGCTACAGTGCAGTTCTGCACCACTGTCATCCATAGTAACAAACTTGTTGTTACATTAATACTAATAAGCTGTTTCAAGaaatatctttttaaataaagaactgtTTGTTTCATTATTGTATGAAATAGATATCATCCCACACAATAAAGCAATATGACTGTCTCAAAGCAGACCTCTTACATTTTCCTTTAGTATTCACTGCCATACAATTCACATTGGGGTCAAATGTATTATAGATGACCATTTTCAAtaggcaggttttttttcttctaattcttTCATTGATCTGTGTCACGTCTCTTTGGTTACGAGAAAAAGTTGGTGTAATGGTGAGGAGTCTCTATAATATTGAGAAAAAAGGTCTTTCAGTTCCCATCTCCTCCTGCAGATGCTTCCTTCATGGGGATTGGTGGTAgcggtggaaaaggatttagtaACTCTTTCTGTTGTTTGTATTTTCTAAAAGTGTTGAATGTCCATCGTGGTAATTGATCTAATGTATCTATTGACCGGTACAGGTATTGGTTGGGATGGGCACTGTCTTCTTTGGTTTTCCTCCTCACATACCTGCAGTACTTTTCTGGGATTCCGCAAGCTTTAAGTTCTTGAAGTCTCTCCTCCTTACACTCCTCTAGCCATTGAATCTTCTCCTCAATCTTATCTTTCATAATGTTAAACTCGTACAGCTTCTCATTCCGCTTCTTAAGTGCCGCCTGCTCACGATCCCTCACTTGCTTCTTGATGCTCTCTAAATGCTCATACGCATCCCTCGCTCGCTTCTTTTCCTTCTCCTCATCTTTGCGCATCGCCTCCTGTGTACACCTTAAAACCCGGTCAAATTCGGCCTTCTTCTTTGAAATCTCGATCTCCTCACAGCGCTTTTTCCACACAAGTTGCTTGTCACGTTCCGCCTGAATTTTACTATTTAAAATCCATCTGTCGATCTTTTTCATAGAATTGTCCTGTTTCAGCACAGCTTTTTCCCTCATTCGGTGGAATGCCAGCCTCCCCGCcttctcctcctgctcctccccGTGCTTGATGGCAAAAAGGTCCTTCTCAATGATCAGACGCTTTCTTTCCTCTGCAGCCTTCATATCTGCTTTCTTTTTTATCACCGCCTTTTTAATATTCTCCAACTCTTGGTCAAAAAGACTTGGACCTTTGGCTTTTGCAAGTATGCGGTCATGCTCAGCCTGGGAAAGACTGACTGTTTGTAGATATATCTCATCATGTGGAACTCGGACATTATAGATGAAACCATGGTTGCAGATTACAATTGTCTTTTTTGGATGAGTTCTTCTTAAAGGAGCCTTGTGATTGGTTTCCGTCCCGTATATTCCTCGGTCAATATTCGAGATTGGGTCGCTGATGCCGTACCGATTCTGCCTCCTGCAGGTTGCAGCTACACTCATGATTTTGGGAAACCCAAAAAGGTCTAGCTCCAATTTGGTTTCTATTCAAATATGTGTCTTGTTTGCTCATTCGAATGTATTCTCAATACATAAAGACTACTAGTAAATACTTGCACCCTTTAATAAGAGATCATTtatgacatcatattttgagAATCCCCTCAACCTCACTATGACGTCACAGTTGCCTTTGTACCTGAGGTGATTTTCATGATATCACTTACATAAGATCTTTTAGTTTTTGCAGCTGGGTTCTGAACATTACGAATGCtaatcttatatatttttttgtggttaaatGGCTACTTTCTCAAAGATTAATAATGCATCAAGAGCACCATGTGCACAGATGGAAACTTTGTTTCCGCATCATTGGAAATTGGGACCAACTAACTGGAAAACTGTTTTCTGTGTGTCGGGTTAATCAAACTATATATCAACTCAGTGGAACCCAATATCCCAGAAAATGGGCCACGAATGGTGAGTAAAAGGCAATGACTGGCCTTAATGACTAATAAGGTTGATAATTATCTTTTCTCAACTGGTATGCTTTGCACGTCCTTTTCAACACTAAAATTTTCAGTTAAAAACACTGTTTGCTCTAACATTTCTCGATTCATTCTTTTTTCTGTGAGCTCATTCAGTCTTAATCCTCTCTCTTGGTATATCTAAATCGCAGTTTACGCCACATGCTTGATGACATTACTTGTtttaaaactgttaaaatgAGACTCCAAACAggatcaaaatatttaaaaatgacacctTTGCCATATATGATCTTAACAATctatttttgggtgaaattgcGCCTGGTTTGCATCTTGTATCACAATTGGTTGTCTTATCATTGTGTTCTCACCTTTTTGCTACTGCGACGAAGTGAATTTCCCAAGTACGGGATGAAAAATGTAATcgtatccaaaaaaacgacacactAATGTTAGCAATGATCATGTGAACAGACATGTAGGCTATAATTTATGTACATTGCAgcaataaaatgaatttatggTAGTCCTTGGAGCATTTTAAATTGCACCAGGGTTAAGACGGTTCAGGAATATTATTTATCTAGCAAGGTAGATTATTGCTTTGATTGGAGTTAGGGAGGGGAACTTTTCTCAATGTATAAATAGTCTGAAAATAATCCttaatttaaattcaattacCTAATAACACATGTAAAAGTGATATATTTGTTCCAGTCAATCGACTATCTATGCATGTACCATTAGCACACTAACTTGTACACATTCAAAATGTCAGTTTCCGCAACATGAAAGTAAGTACATAACCTCTTCAGAAGTCGAGCAATTTTGGAGTCTGCTGTCAATTTTTTCTTCAGTTGTCTCCATTGACCTCTCCAATCTATATCCTTGTCTTGTTGCTGAGTCAattgatatttcattttttttctctttccaaaCGGTAGACAACATTGGTAATTCAGATTGTTTATAGCACCTTTAGTTGGATGCTTACTCGTTTCAGTGCAATTTTCAGGAACTGGTTACTCCAGTGGACAGCAATTTACAGGCTTTACATAGGcaagttattatttttagtcatttaaaaaatatggtcTGACCATTTCTAGAACAAGTGATTGTTTTgggtcaataaaaaaatataaatactagaaaacacatttttaattaagttgcatttttatattcatacaatagtagtggtagtaatagtcaTACAatgttaattcaattaaaatgaatatacaaTATTAATTTTGGTAGTAGCACTAAGAAGGCACTATATATTAACTCATTGCATGTCATTGCCAGGGTTaggtcccttttttttttcaaatagcagattttgtttcattcattcatccatttttattgGTCATGGTCTCGGGGACCTAAAGCTTATCCCAACTGATAAGAGGAGAAAAGGGCAGACTATACCCTGAACCGGCCTCCAGTGTGTGACAGTGCATatacaaaggaagaaaaaaattcccTTTCAGTGTTACACCATTGCTTATTGGGAATCCAACCTGGCAAATTAGGCAAAATGTACCACAGCACCATAAATGACTCTTATAACCATAAAttagaagtatttttttcaacttttggtAACATCAtataataaaaatttaaaaaaaaacttcaataatGGATAAATAGGGTATGTCATTAGATGAAGActggaaacaaataaaaacaagtgcAGTTCAGAATAGGATTTCATTAAGTCCAGAAATCAATGTAATCACTAAAAAAGTAACTAATAAATTCATACAAACACATTTCAATGTAATACTACTGTGCATGGTCTTTGGTCTTGTAATAAAGGACTGTTGCCGAGCTTTCCTAAAAAACTACCATTGTTTACACATTTTCAGTCATTTGTCACCATAATAGTCTTTGTCTAAGGGTAGCATACCTCAGCCTTTCAAATGTTAGTTAGTCTTTGATCATTTTCCATGGTACTGGAATTTCTCCACTTTTTTGCCAGATTCATCTGCCTTCTTCTTTACAAACAAGTAGTATTTATCTGAAATCCCAGTAGCTCTGAAATTGCTTAGTTTTTCCTCTTTGACTTCCTCGATACACTGATTTTGAAGCTTATCCTCCTCAGTCTCTTTCTTACCCATGCCTAGCCACTCTTGGCGGTTGACAGCCGCAACATGCTCATTCTGTTTTATCTGCTCTGCTAGGTTATCCAAATAGCGGCGTCCCTCCTCCTTCCGCTTTCTCTCCCTCTTCTCCTGCTTGACGAGCATCTCTTGTTGAGCCTTGACCACCCGCTCAAAGTCAGCCTTGTCTTTGGAAATCCCGACTGCATCGCAATGCTTTTTCCACTCACTTTGGGTGTCTCGCTCAGCTTGAATCTTGCACCGCGCGATACTTGTGTCCAGCTTTCGAATCTGATTGTCCTGCTCCATTTGGGCTTTACATCGCATGTGCATATATCGTTCATAACGCTGCCTCCTGGACAGAGATTCGGTTTCCACATCACATTTAGCAGTGCGACGATCCTTCTCAATGATCT
It includes:
- the LOC144209663 gene encoding uncharacterized protein LOC144209663, giving the protein MSSKKTPSKFDKKDTASSHQNEPQKQVVICNRGHLYNIRVPRAERREETLSLSASEYDKIIARARTPSFLEREEALEKASQKNKEAAEERKRQIIEKDRRTAKCDVETESLSRRQRYERYMHMRCKAQMEQDNQIRKLDTSIARCKIQAERDTQSEWKKHCDAVGISKDKADFERVVKAQQEMLVKQEKRERKRKEEGRRYLDNLAEQIKQNEHVAAVNRQEWLGMGKKETEEDKLQNQCIEEVKEEKLSNFRATGISDKYYLFVKKKADESGKKVEKFQYHGK